In Hymenobacter sublimis, a single genomic region encodes these proteins:
- a CDS encoding zinc-binding dehydrogenase → MQALVLEGIGQPVTLQEVPTPQPGPGQVQVQLHAAALNHRDVWIQKGQYAGLKFPIILGSDGAGTVSALGEGVDASLLGQSVVINPGQHWGNNPAAQGRDFQILGLPQDGTFAEFVCVAAEQVQAKPAHLSFEQAAALPLGGVTAYRAVFTRAGLQPGERVLISGVGGGVALLALQMAVANGADVWVTSGSEKKIARAVALGAKGGISYNAEKWPATLSKQAGGGFDVIVDSAAGPGFNDLIDAAVPGGRLVFYGATQGDIPEVAARKIFWKQLSVLGSTMGTAQDFSAMVRLFEQHAIVPVVDETFPLAEGEQALRRMAEGLQFGKLVLQIK, encoded by the coding sequence ATGCAAGCCCTCGTGCTCGAAGGAATCGGTCAGCCCGTCACGCTTCAGGAAGTTCCTACCCCACAACCCGGCCCCGGCCAAGTGCAAGTGCAGCTGCACGCTGCCGCCCTTAATCACCGCGACGTCTGGATTCAGAAGGGCCAGTATGCCGGGTTGAAATTCCCCATCATCCTCGGTTCCGATGGGGCCGGCACGGTTTCCGCCCTCGGCGAGGGAGTTGATGCCAGCTTGCTGGGCCAGTCCGTTGTGATTAATCCCGGCCAGCACTGGGGCAATAATCCCGCCGCCCAGGGCCGCGACTTTCAGATTCTGGGGCTACCGCAGGATGGCACCTTTGCCGAGTTTGTGTGCGTGGCTGCTGAGCAGGTGCAGGCCAAGCCGGCCCACCTGAGCTTTGAGCAGGCAGCGGCATTGCCCTTGGGTGGCGTTACGGCCTACCGGGCAGTGTTTACCCGGGCCGGTCTGCAGCCCGGCGAGCGGGTGCTCATTAGTGGGGTAGGGGGCGGCGTAGCACTGCTGGCCCTGCAAATGGCCGTGGCCAATGGCGCCGACGTATGGGTCACCTCGGGCTCGGAGAAGAAAATTGCCAGAGCCGTGGCCCTGGGCGCCAAAGGCGGCATCAGCTACAACGCCGAGAAGTGGCCCGCCACCCTCAGCAAGCAGGCCGGCGGCGGGTTCGACGTAATCGTGGACAGCGCCGCCGGCCCCGGCTTCAACGACCTGATTGACGCCGCCGTCCCCGGAGGGCGCCTCGTGTTTTACGGCGCTACCCAGGGCGACATTCCCGAAGTAGCAGCTCGTAAAATATTCTGGAAGCAGCTTTCCGTGCTGGGTTCCACCATGGGAACGGCCCAGGATTTTAGCGCTATGGTCCGCCTCTTTGAGCAGCACGCTATTGTGCCCGTGGTTGATGAAACCTTCCCTTTGGCTGAAGGCGAGCAGGCCCTACGCCGCATGGCTGAAGGGCTGCAGTTTGGCAAGTTGGTGCTGCAGATAAAATAG
- a CDS encoding thiol-disulfide oxidoreductase DCC family protein gives MSSAPSATILFDGVCNLCNGFVQFVIEHDAAGYFRFASLQSAAGQELLRAHGLQPQTEPDSVILVEGGRAHTHSAAALGVLQRLSGGWGVVGTLGKLFPRFLRDAVYRLIARNRYRWFGRQDACWLPTPELRARFL, from the coding sequence ATGTCGTCTGCCCCTTCCGCCACCATCCTATTTGATGGAGTTTGTAACCTGTGCAATGGTTTTGTGCAGTTTGTCATTGAGCACGATGCCGCCGGCTATTTCCGGTTTGCTTCCCTGCAGTCGGCGGCAGGCCAGGAACTGCTCCGGGCCCACGGTCTGCAACCCCAAACGGAGCCCGACTCAGTGATTCTGGTAGAAGGCGGGCGGGCCCATACGCACTCGGCGGCCGCGCTGGGGGTGTTGCAGCGGCTGAGCGGGGGCTGGGGCGTAGTAGGTACCCTTGGCAAGTTGTTTCCCCGCTTCCTGCGCGACGCCGTGTACCGCCTTATTGCCCGCAACCGCTACCGCTGGTTTGGCCGCCAAGATGCCTGCTGGTTGCCTACCCCGGAGCTGCGGGCCCGGTTTCTGTAG
- a CDS encoding Dph6-related ATP pyrophosphatase: protein MTLAAPAPALLNWSGGKDSALALYHALRNPSLQVTTLLTSINAHYNRVSMHGVRVELLEAQARRIGLPLTKLELPEMPDMVEYEQRMRATLAPLQAQGIQHSIFGDIFLEDLRRYREQQLAQLGMQAVFPLWQRPTADVLREYLDLGFQAVVVCVNEKFLDASFCGRLLNEEFLRDLPAGVDACGENGEYHSFVFDAPYFSSPVPFERGELVRRTYQAPASSATTCPGPDGEPTDSPFATGFWYCDLLPTEPAAL, encoded by the coding sequence ATGACCCTAGCTGCCCCGGCCCCCGCCCTGCTGAATTGGAGTGGCGGCAAAGATTCGGCCCTCGCCCTCTACCATGCCCTGCGCAATCCGAGCCTGCAGGTAACTACCCTGCTGACCAGCATAAATGCCCACTACAACCGCGTATCCATGCACGGCGTGCGGGTAGAGCTGCTCGAAGCCCAGGCCCGCCGCATAGGTCTGCCACTCACCAAATTAGAGCTGCCCGAAATGCCCGACATGGTCGAGTACGAGCAGCGTATGCGTGCCACGCTGGCACCCTTGCAGGCCCAGGGCATTCAGCACTCCATCTTCGGGGATATTTTTCTGGAAGATTTACGCCGCTACCGGGAGCAGCAGCTCGCCCAGCTGGGTATGCAGGCCGTGTTTCCGCTCTGGCAGCGCCCCACGGCCGACGTGCTGCGCGAATACTTGGACCTGGGCTTCCAGGCAGTGGTCGTGTGCGTCAATGAAAAGTTTCTGGATGCCAGCTTCTGCGGGCGCCTGCTCAACGAGGAGTTTCTGCGAGATTTGCCGGCCGGCGTTGATGCCTGCGGGGAAAACGGGGAGTACCACAGCTTTGTCTTCGACGCGCCGTACTTCAGCAGCCCTGTCCCATTCGAGCGGGGCGAACTGGTGCGCCGCACGTATCAGGCCCCGGCTAGCAGCGCCACTACCTGCCCCGGCCCCGACGGTGAGCCCACCGATTCGCCCTTTGCCACCGGCTTCTGGTACTGCGACCTGCTACCCACCGAGCCAGCTGCACTATAA
- a CDS encoding DUF4126 family protein — MSKHLWQTVGLGAIAGFRSMTAPALLSSNLLQYHPQALAGSPLRWLQKPLVAHGLKVLAAGEMTADKLPQMPDRIAPMVLLGRAAAGALVGATLYKINHDKPLSGALVGSVAAVAASYLSFVLRKKATEGSGLPGGLIGGLEDLFTLGTGLALTKGTHVGQPEPRHWVL, encoded by the coding sequence ATGAGTAAGCATCTGTGGCAAACTGTGGGGCTTGGTGCCATTGCCGGCTTTCGGAGCATGACAGCGCCGGCCCTACTGAGTAGCAACCTCTTGCAATACCATCCGCAGGCTCTGGCTGGCTCCCCGCTGCGCTGGCTGCAGAAGCCCCTAGTAGCCCACGGGCTGAAAGTGCTGGCCGCCGGCGAAATGACGGCCGACAAACTACCCCAAATGCCTGACCGCATTGCCCCGATGGTTCTGCTAGGCCGAGCCGCCGCCGGCGCCTTAGTTGGCGCTACGCTCTACAAAATCAACCACGACAAACCACTAAGCGGCGCCCTAGTAGGTAGCGTAGCGGCTGTAGCGGCCAGCTACCTCAGCTTTGTGCTCCGCAAAAAAGCTACTGAAGGCTCCGGGCTGCCCGGCGGCCTGATTGGTGGTCTCGAAGATTTGTTTACCCTCGGCACCGGACTGGCCCTCACCAAAGGCACCCACGTCGGTCAGCCCGAGCCCCGGCACTGGGTGCTGTAA
- a CDS encoding DUF885 domain-containing protein, translating into MKKIALTGLLAGALLAGCNPQQKNAAETGSATETNLADVKNLPELFTAYWEENARLFPLDATTQGDNRYNDQLPNDGTREFRGKLQAFYQKYLDGLQKFNREELSTNDKISYDIFQYDLENKLEGLKLNTWMIPFQQFWGLPITLGQFGSGEGVQPFKTAKDYDNWLGRVRGFTVWADTAIGNFRQGMKAGVVLPRTLVDKMIPQMRAMETTDPTKSLFYGPINKLPEGLSDADKTRITAAYKKAILEELVPTYKKLGDFLEKEYRPKARLSTGISAIPGGPELYKYYVKTWTTTDKTPEEIYQTGQREVARIRGEMEKVKAQVGFKGDLKAFFASLKSDPKLMPYKTPEEVLGAFRAIQAKMQPNLKKMFGRTPKTPFEIRQTEAFRAASASAEYNQGSPDGSRPGIFYIPIVDATKFNVTSGMESLFLHEAIPGHHYQISLQQENTELPKFRRFAWYGAMGEGWALYTESLGKELGLYQDPYQYMGALGDEMHRAVRLVVDVGMHTKNMTREQAIDYMLANEAISEEGAIAEIERYMAIPGQALSYKIGALKIRELREKYEKQLGAHNDRLREKYVGQNRAHFSLSNFHDELLKDGVMPLAVLERKMDTWAANQK; encoded by the coding sequence ATGAAAAAAATTGCCCTGACCGGCCTCTTGGCCGGGGCACTGCTGGCTGGCTGCAACCCCCAACAAAAAAACGCGGCCGAAACCGGCAGTGCTACCGAAACCAACCTGGCCGACGTGAAAAACCTGCCCGAGCTGTTTACGGCCTACTGGGAAGAAAATGCCCGCCTGTTCCCCCTGGACGCCACCACCCAGGGCGACAACCGCTACAACGACCAGCTGCCCAACGACGGCACCAGGGAGTTTCGGGGCAAGCTGCAGGCCTTCTATCAGAAGTACCTCGATGGGCTCCAGAAGTTTAACCGTGAGGAGCTGTCGACCAATGATAAAATCAGCTACGATATTTTCCAGTACGACCTCGAAAACAAGCTCGAGGGCCTGAAGCTGAACACCTGGATGATACCTTTCCAGCAGTTTTGGGGTTTGCCCATCACTCTGGGCCAGTTTGGCTCGGGCGAGGGCGTGCAGCCCTTCAAAACGGCCAAAGATTACGACAACTGGCTGGGCCGGGTGCGCGGCTTCACGGTGTGGGCCGATACGGCCATCGGCAACTTCCGCCAGGGTATGAAAGCCGGCGTGGTGCTACCCCGCACCCTAGTGGATAAGATGATTCCGCAGATGCGGGCCATGGAAACCACTGACCCTACCAAGAGCCTGTTCTACGGCCCCATCAACAAGCTACCCGAAGGCCTGAGCGACGCCGACAAAACCCGCATTACGGCGGCGTACAAAAAGGCCATTCTAGAAGAGCTGGTGCCTACCTATAAAAAGCTGGGCGACTTTCTGGAAAAAGAGTATCGGCCCAAAGCCCGACTCAGCACCGGTATTTCCGCTATTCCGGGCGGCCCCGAGTTGTATAAGTACTATGTGAAGACGTGGACTACTACCGACAAAACCCCGGAGGAGATTTACCAGACGGGCCAGCGGGAAGTAGCCCGCATTCGGGGCGAGATGGAGAAAGTAAAGGCGCAGGTGGGCTTCAAAGGCGACCTGAAAGCTTTCTTCGCCTCCCTGAAATCGGACCCCAAGCTTATGCCCTACAAAACGCCGGAAGAGGTGCTGGGCGCCTTCCGGGCTATTCAGGCCAAAATGCAGCCCAACCTGAAAAAAATGTTCGGCCGCACGCCCAAAACGCCGTTCGAAATTCGGCAGACGGAAGCCTTCCGCGCGGCCTCTGCTTCCGCCGAGTACAATCAGGGCAGCCCCGACGGCTCCCGGCCGGGCATCTTCTACATCCCCATTGTTGACGCCACGAAGTTCAACGTCACCTCGGGCATGGAGTCCCTGTTCCTGCACGAAGCCATTCCGGGCCACCACTACCAGATTTCTTTGCAGCAGGAAAACACCGAGCTGCCCAAATTCCGCCGCTTTGCTTGGTACGGGGCCATGGGCGAAGGCTGGGCGCTGTACACCGAAAGTCTGGGCAAGGAGCTGGGCCTCTACCAGGACCCCTACCAGTACATGGGTGCCCTCGGCGACGAAATGCACCGCGCCGTGCGCCTAGTAGTAGATGTGGGCATGCACACCAAAAACATGACCCGCGAGCAGGCCATTGACTACATGCTGGCCAATGAGGCCATCAGCGAGGAAGGAGCCATTGCTGAAATTGAGCGCTACATGGCCATTCCGGGCCAGGCCCTGAGCTATAAGATTGGGGCCCTGAAAATCCGGGAGTTGCGCGAGAAGTACGAGAAGCAGCTCGGCGCTCATAACGACCGGCTACGGGAGAAATATGTAGGGCAGAACCGGGCCCACTTCAGCCTCAGCAATTTCCATGATGAACTGCTCAAGGATGGCGTTATGCCCCTGGCCGTGCTCGAGCGCAAAATGGATACTTGGGCCGCCAACCAGAAATAA
- a CDS encoding 3-ketoacyl-ACP reductase, giving the protein MEVLTGKTALVTGAGKGIGRAIAVALAREGVQVALLARTESQLQEVAQEIAEFGGKAVAVTADVADRAAVEAAVAQALQELGSIDILINNAGIGTFAKLVDMDPAEWEKIIQVNLLGTYYTTRAVLPQMIARETGDIINIASTAGQRGAATTSAYSASKFAILGLTESLMQEVRKQNIRVSALTPSTVATELAISNKLTDGNPEKVMQPEDLAEFVVSQLKLNRRIFIKEAGMWSTNP; this is encoded by the coding sequence ATGGAAGTACTCACTGGCAAAACGGCCCTGGTAACGGGCGCAGGCAAAGGAATTGGGCGAGCCATAGCCGTGGCCCTGGCCCGGGAAGGCGTACAAGTGGCCCTGCTGGCTCGCACCGAAAGCCAGCTGCAGGAGGTAGCACAAGAAATAGCGGAATTCGGGGGTAAAGCCGTGGCCGTAACAGCCGACGTGGCCGACCGCGCCGCCGTGGAAGCTGCCGTGGCCCAGGCCCTGCAGGAGTTGGGCTCAATTGACATCCTGATTAATAACGCCGGCATCGGCACCTTCGCCAAGCTGGTTGACATGGACCCAGCCGAGTGGGAGAAGATCATTCAGGTGAACCTATTGGGCACCTACTACACTACCCGCGCCGTGCTACCCCAGATGATTGCCCGCGAAACCGGCGACATTATCAACATTGCCTCCACGGCTGGGCAGCGTGGGGCCGCCACTACTAGCGCCTACAGTGCCTCTAAGTTTGCCATTCTGGGCCTTACTGAATCCTTGATGCAGGAAGTGCGCAAGCAGAACATCCGGGTATCGGCCCTCACGCCGAGCACCGTGGCTACGGAACTGGCCATCAGCAACAAGCTCACCGATGGCAACCCCGAGAAAGTCATGCAGCCCGAAGACTTGGCCGAGTTCGTGGTTTCCCAGCTCAAGCTCAACCGCCGCATCTTCATTAAGGAAGCCGGCATGTGGAGCACCAACCCGTAA
- a CDS encoding carboxypeptidase-like regulatory domain-containing protein — MSFFLLAFLLGAAHLSQAQVQLRGVVRDKETKEVLPFASVAVPGTTNGTTTNMEGEFFLVVKELPATLLFSELNHVRDTVRVSSNAILDIMLAPATVVLPEVKVASFPFQLVDRAFRNLQRNYRRSYYGKAFYRQVTRIDNEPTELQEVVWNVKSNPARIDGTTLAQGRYAGRPAAINLSNFSVYTRKFGLFDAQQDSTTSLALLSPNVEKNYLLELKGIVGEDSTGGVAEISFETRPEVKYRAQGTIWIDIETNQVVRYRMVQPNFTGSTNNPRQKFENAKLTIEMSFHPGGKGSVAPLELMKMDLTTDLTEPGKKPLALTVSSFTFFYDQSTTPARLPYARASLTDRDLDAIRAKPYDPEFWANNPVVKRTPAEDEVIAAFEKRGAFGTMVKKPAAKPTNKLQ; from the coding sequence GTGTCCTTCTTCCTGCTGGCGTTTCTGCTCGGCGCGGCCCACCTAAGTCAGGCCCAGGTGCAGCTGCGCGGGGTCGTGCGCGACAAGGAAACCAAGGAAGTACTACCCTTTGCCAGCGTGGCCGTGCCTGGCACCACCAACGGCACCACTACCAACATGGAGGGTGAGTTCTTTCTGGTGGTGAAAGAGCTGCCCGCCACCCTGCTCTTTTCAGAGCTAAACCACGTCCGCGACACGGTGCGGGTATCTTCCAACGCCATTCTGGATATCATGCTGGCCCCGGCCACGGTGGTGCTGCCTGAGGTGAAGGTGGCCAGCTTCCCCTTTCAGCTCGTAGACCGGGCCTTCCGCAACCTGCAGCGCAACTACCGCCGCTCCTACTACGGCAAAGCCTTCTACCGCCAGGTTACCCGCATCGACAACGAGCCCACGGAGTTGCAGGAGGTAGTTTGGAACGTGAAATCGAACCCGGCGCGCATTGATGGCACCACCCTGGCCCAGGGCCGCTACGCCGGCCGCCCGGCCGCCATTAACCTCAGCAACTTCTCGGTGTACACCCGCAAGTTTGGCCTCTTCGATGCCCAGCAGGACAGCACCACGTCGCTGGCTTTGCTGAGCCCGAACGTGGAGAAAAACTACCTGTTGGAGCTGAAGGGCATTGTGGGGGAAGACTCGACGGGTGGGGTAGCGGAAATTTCGTTTGAAACCCGCCCCGAGGTCAAGTATCGGGCCCAAGGCACTATCTGGATTGACATTGAAACCAACCAGGTAGTGCGCTACCGCATGGTGCAGCCCAACTTCACGGGTTCCACCAACAACCCCCGGCAGAAGTTCGAAAACGCCAAGCTGACCATCGAAATGTCCTTCCACCCCGGCGGCAAAGGCAGCGTGGCGCCCTTGGAGCTGATGAAAATGGACCTGACCACGGACCTAACCGAGCCTGGCAAGAAGCCCCTGGCTCTTACCGTCTCGTCGTTTACCTTCTTCTACGACCAGTCGACCACGCCGGCCCGCTTGCCCTACGCCCGCGCCAGCCTCACCGACCGGGACCTAGACGCCATCCGGGCCAAGCCCTACGACCCCGAGTTCTGGGCCAACAACCCGGTAGTAAAGCGTACGCCCGCCGAAGATGAGGTTATTGCTGCCTTTGAAAAGCGCGGCGCTTTTGGCACCATGGTTAAGAAGCCCGCCGCCAAACCCACCAACAAGCTGCAATAG
- a CDS encoding superoxide dismutase → MLKRDFLKNGLLTVVGALVSPAILAAAHEEKLLREARATPIADGPFTLPALPYAFNALDPHIDAKTMEIHHDAHHKTYVSKLNEAVAGKPEEKLSLAQLLASASKQPDAIRNNAGGHWNHSFFWLLLDPKGGGQPTGALAAAINKDFGSYEKFQEEFTKAATGRFGSGWAWLIHDKKAGKLAVTSTPNQDNPLMDLSGIQRGTPLLGLDVWEHAYYLKYQNKRPDYVKAFWNVINWAEVNRRFDEARKG, encoded by the coding sequence ATGCTGAAGCGAGATTTCCTGAAAAACGGCCTGTTAACCGTAGTAGGTGCTTTGGTGAGCCCTGCTATTTTGGCCGCGGCCCACGAAGAAAAGCTGCTGCGCGAAGCCCGCGCCACCCCCATAGCCGATGGCCCCTTCACCCTACCGGCCCTACCCTACGCCTTCAATGCGTTGGACCCTCACATCGACGCCAAGACGATGGAGATTCACCACGATGCCCACCACAAAACCTACGTTTCCAAGCTGAATGAGGCCGTAGCCGGCAAGCCCGAAGAAAAGCTGAGCCTGGCCCAACTGCTGGCCTCGGCCAGCAAGCAGCCCGATGCCATCCGCAACAACGCCGGCGGCCACTGGAACCACTCCTTCTTCTGGCTGCTGCTGGACCCCAAAGGGGGCGGGCAGCCCACCGGAGCCCTGGCCGCGGCCATCAACAAGGATTTCGGTTCGTACGAGAAATTCCAGGAGGAATTCACGAAGGCCGCTACCGGCCGCTTTGGCTCAGGTTGGGCCTGGCTGATTCACGACAAGAAGGCGGGCAAGCTAGCCGTTACTTCTACCCCCAACCAGGACAACCCTCTTATGGACCTCTCGGGCATTCAACGCGGCACCCCGCTGCTGGGCCTGGATGTGTGGGAGCACGCCTACTACCTCAAGTACCAAAACAAACGTCCAGATTACGTGAAAGCCTTCTGGAACGTCATCAACTGGGCCGAAGTGAACCGCCGCTTCGACGAAGCCCGCAAAGGATAA
- a CDS encoding PepSY domain-containing protein, which translates to MQTTQQAAPAARAASPLKRAVQRNMFRWHRIIGLLTVVPVVLWTLSGLAHPLMSNWLRPKIAREALAPTPAAKPNVSLRQVLAQNQLASLRNVRLVQWQGQPAYQVQLGTDAATAVPRYFSAATGQPLPASADQQFAEQLARYFAQDSGAAVSSAVRLTEFDQDYKFVNRLLPVWRVAFNRPDGLVVYVETAPARLATFNNTGRSTFIRVFDLFHNWSWLELLAGNTFRVVVMLVLLGVIIASALSGLVIYGFLWGKFRTPRSAQDHVGWLRKYHRQVGLAVALVTFTFAGSGAFHVYLKLHPDDRLRYQHAPVIPASALPVDLTELPVAWETVQQVALAELNGQVYYQVFQLPRAEATDATPGASTGQPVEAVRATPVAYYSAATGELLPDGASRYARSLADSFLRQADGATPALRGKPELIDHFEGEYGFINKRLPVMKVAYQTPQETTLYVELATGRLAARVENTARYEGLSFAFLHKYHAAGQLGKNIRDIITMLAAAGVLAVSVLGLWLFIKMK; encoded by the coding sequence ATGCAAACAACCCAACAAGCCGCGCCGGCTGCCCGGGCGGCTAGCCCGTTGAAGCGGGCAGTACAGCGCAATATGTTCCGCTGGCACCGCATCATCGGGCTGCTGACGGTGGTACCAGTTGTTCTCTGGACCCTGAGCGGGCTGGCGCACCCGCTAATGAGCAACTGGTTACGGCCCAAAATTGCCCGCGAGGCCCTGGCGCCTACCCCCGCGGCCAAACCTAACGTGTCGCTGCGGCAAGTGCTGGCGCAAAACCAACTAGCCAGTCTGCGCAACGTGCGGCTGGTGCAGTGGCAGGGGCAACCGGCGTACCAGGTACAACTAGGTACGGACGCCGCTACGGCGGTACCGCGCTACTTCAGTGCCGCTACGGGGCAGCCGCTGCCCGCCAGCGCCGACCAGCAGTTTGCCGAGCAGCTGGCCCGGTATTTCGCCCAGGACTCAGGGGCGGCGGTGAGCAGTGCCGTGCGCCTCACGGAGTTCGACCAGGACTACAAGTTCGTGAACCGGCTGCTACCCGTGTGGCGCGTTGCCTTCAATCGGCCCGATGGACTAGTGGTGTACGTGGAAACCGCGCCGGCCCGGCTGGCGACGTTTAACAACACCGGCCGCAGCACCTTCATTCGGGTGTTTGATCTGTTCCACAACTGGTCGTGGCTGGAGCTACTTGCGGGCAATACGTTTCGGGTGGTAGTCATGCTGGTGCTGCTGGGTGTTATCATCGCCTCGGCCCTGAGCGGACTAGTGATTTACGGGTTCCTGTGGGGCAAATTCCGTACGCCCCGCAGCGCCCAGGACCACGTAGGCTGGCTGCGGAAGTACCACCGGCAGGTAGGGTTGGCCGTGGCCCTAGTTACATTCACTTTCGCGGGCAGCGGGGCTTTTCACGTCTACCTCAAGCTTCACCCCGATGACCGGCTGCGCTACCAGCACGCGCCAGTCATACCCGCTTCGGCCCTACCCGTGGACCTAACGGAGCTGCCCGTAGCCTGGGAAACTGTGCAGCAGGTTGCCCTGGCCGAACTTAACGGGCAGGTGTACTACCAAGTGTTTCAGCTACCTAGGGCCGAAGCAACAGATGCTACCCCCGGCGCTAGCACCGGGCAACCAGTGGAAGCCGTGCGGGCTACTCCGGTGGCCTACTACAGCGCCGCTACCGGTGAGCTGCTGCCCGATGGGGCCTCGCGCTACGCCCGCAGCCTGGCCGATTCTTTCCTGCGGCAGGCCGATGGGGCTACCCCCGCCCTACGCGGCAAGCCCGAGCTAATCGACCATTTCGAGGGTGAGTATGGCTTCATCAATAAGCGCTTGCCAGTTATGAAGGTAGCGTATCAAACCCCGCAGGAAACGACCCTGTACGTGGAGCTGGCTACGGGGCGCCTGGCCGCTCGGGTTGAAAATACCGCCCGCTACGAGGGCCTCAGCTTCGCCTTTCTGCACAAATACCACGCCGCCGGCCAGCTTGGCAAAAACATCCGCGACATCATCACCATGCTGGCGGCGGCGGGGGTGCTGGCCGTGTCGGTGCTGGGCTTGTGGCTATTTATCAAGATGAAATAA